GCCCCTGATCTCTATCTCACAGTAAGCTCTCACGTGCAATAAGCTTCTCAACAAATCATTGCCTCGGCTAAATGGAAGCCTGCTCATCGGGCAGGCTTCCACGCTCTAATCACCAACACCCTCAGTAACCTACTGTCTTCATCAATAACGCCTCATGGCATTGCCTACAACAGTTAGTTGCACCTTTGCGGATAGCAGATGGCGTCGCTGTGTTCTCGCCTGTTCTCAGGTATGATGATAACAAGTTTGTTTTTACTTAAATGAAAGAATCGTCATAATGGAACATCAGTCTTTTAACCTGACCAGAGAGCAGGCCCTCCAAATATGTATTGAACGTATCCGGGCCAATGTGGCGCAATTTGGCGATAAGTTCCCCTATGTGGGGCAGGGCGCGACTTATCGACTAGGCCCTAATAACCACTGGATGACCTCTTTCTGGACGGGAGAACTCTGGTTGGCGTATATCGTGACGCAAGATGCTTTTTTTAAGCAGCAGGCTGCTAGCCATCTTCGCAGCTTCAGAAAACGGTTGGCAGATCACATTGATATATCGCATGATCTGGGTTTTCTTTATACCCTCAGCGCAAGGGCACAATGGCAAGTCACGGGTGATGAGGCGGCCCGCCAGTTGGCGCTTGCCGCTGCTGAACGCCTGGCCGAGCGTTTTAACGAAGCCGGGGGCTATATTCAGGCGTGGCGTGATATTGGCGACGCGGAAGAGGGCGGGCGTTTCATCGTGGATTGCATGATGAATATTCCGTTGTTGTACTGGGCTGCCGAGCAAACGGGGCAGATGCGTTATGCTGAAGTTGCCAATCGCCATGCACAGACGACACTCACGTATATTGTGCGCGAAGACTTCAGCACGGCACATACCTTCTTCATGAATCCGCAGACGGGCGAGCCTGTTGGCAGCAAAACGCATCAGGGCTTTGCTGATGATTCGTTATGGGCGCGAGGCCAGGCCTGGGCGATATATGGCTTCGCCATTGCGGCTGATTGGACCGCAAACGCCACCTTTGAAGCCGCATCACGCCAGATTGCGGATCGCTACCTGGCGGAGCTAAGCGAGGACGGCATGCCACTCTGGGACTTCAGACTGACGCCAGATGCCCCTCATAGCCTGGATACATCGGCAAATGCCATTGCGGCTATGGGCCTGTGGCGCTTATCCCAGCACTTAAGCGAAAAAGGCAGTCCCCAGGCCGATGTTTACCGGGAAGCTGCCCTGAGGTTGATCGATGTTTTGCTGCGTGGGGCTTTCCTCGCAAAAGACGATGGCACCCAGGGCTTGCTGCCGAACAGTACCTATAATGCGCATATCCCCGAATATACAGAGATATTCACGCTGTTTGGCGATTACTTCTTCTTGGAAGCACTCGTGCATATGACAGGCACAGAGATCGATTTCTGGGGGAAATCAGTTCGTTAACCGATGCGGCTATTTCGTCCAGGCATCCAGTACCTGCCGCAGAATGCCCAACTCACCGATGTGATAGGCATTGTGATCAGCGACCAGCAAGACTTCTCGTAGGATGGTGTGCCCGTTTTGCCCATGCGGGATAGGGGCCATCAGATCGGTCTTTGGGTCGCGCACGATGTCTTCCAGGGCGTTCAGGTCCTCATGGAACTTGTCGATGGTTTGCTGCCATGCGGCCATGTCGGCTTGTTCATCTTGTGGCGGCCAATAATCGTCGGGCCAATTCATGCCTTCATAATCTGCATTGCGGATGTAATCGAGGATGTCCCATTGGGCACGCCGGATATGTTCGAGCAGGTGCCAGGGCGTATACGGGACGTTTGGCGGGTAAGCGTTGATTTTATCTTCTGGGAAATCGTTAACGGCATCGTCAAACATCAGATGGGCTTGCCGTGCGCTCAGGAGTTTGAGTAGATGTTGACGCAGAATCTGGTCACTATCCATCGATAAGGCTCCTTGATGACAACGTGGATAACATCCACAAGTTTAGCTCATATCGATGTGTAAGGGATGAGGAAGCGTAACAAAGGCTTCCTCATCATGTATTTGTTTTCTTTCGGGGTTGCGTTAGGCCAGCCCCAACAAGCGGGCGACTGTCGCCGTGGAGAACGTCACGAGGACGCCCAGGACGATGGGCAAAATTGTCGCAACGATTGTCCATTTGAGGTTCTTGGTCTCATTCCAGATGGTCAGGATCGTCGTACTGCAGGGATTGTGCAGCAGGCTAAATAGCATCAGGTTGACAGCAGTGAGCATCGTCCAGCCGCCGACTTGCGTCAGCACAGTGTAAACCTGGGAGTCTTCTAGCTCCAGCATGACACCAGATTGCGCACCCGCGATATTGCTGGCCCCAAGCGTCAGCGTGAGCATCAGGATCGTCGGGATGATGATCTCATTGGCCGGGATAGCGACGATATAGGCAACCAGGATAATGCCATTCAGCCCCAGCAGCATACCAACCGGATTCAGGAAATTGACCATATGAGCTGCGATGCTGGCATCGCCAATCGCGACATTGCTAATGAGCCAGATCACAGCACCCGCCGGAGCCGCCATCATCAGCGCGCGCCATAGAACGATCAGAGTGCGGTCAATGACGGAGGTGTATAACGTCTGCATGATTTGTGGTGGGCGGTAGGGCGGCAGTTCCAGGCTGTAGACGGACGCTTCGCCCTTGAGCCATGTCCGTGAGAGGCCCCAGGAGACGAGCAGCGTCATCAGAATGCCCAGGCCCGCCACAGCGACCACGCTCAACGCGGCGACAAGGCTGGCTAGTGCAGGTGGCATGGTCGCACCGATGAAGATTGTGCCCATCAGGATCATCGTTGGCCAACGACCATTACAGATGCTGAAGTTGTTGGTGATGATCGCAATTAAGCGTTCGCGCGGGCTGTCGATGATGCGCGTGGCGATGACGCCAGCGGCATTACAGCCATAGCCCATCATCATCGATAGGGATTGTTTGCCGTGTGCGCCTGCCTGTGCGAAGAGACGATCCAGGTTGAAGGCGACGCGCGGCAAATAGCCGAAGTCTTCCAGCAGGGTAAAGAGCGGGAAGAAAATCGCCATTGGCGGTAACATGACAGAGATGACCCATGCTGTGGAGAGATAAACGCCATCAATGAGCAGGCCGCTCAGCCAGGTAGGTGCGGCCAGGGCAGCAGCGACGCTGTGCAAAGCGTTGTAGACAGAGCCTAATAACAGGTCCGCCAGCATTTGCGAGGGGATGTTCGCCCCTGTAATCGTGATCCAAAACACAGCGAAGAACATCACACCCATAGCGATGAAGCCACCAATCGGATGCGTGAGGATGCGGTCCAACAGGCGATCAAACGTCAGCCGTGCTTTAGAGGCGTCCCGGCTGACGCTGCTGTCGGTGATTTGCGCGGCATCTGTATAAATCGCTTCCATCAGGCGGTCGTGATATTCTTCGCCAAGCTCTGCACGCAGGGCTGCGGCGGTCTGCAATAGGTTGGGCTGTACGCTCATGAGACAGCCTCCAACGGGATGGTATGGGCGGGGATGGGTTGGTTTTCCAGTGCCGGGTTCTGGTCAAGCGTGAGGTCCCCCAGGCGGCGTTCGTGGATAGCTTGCTCGATGCTGGCATCGCCTTCCAATAAGCGCAGGGCTACCCAACGTGCATTTGGCAAGCTGGGATACTCTTGCAGGATGGCATTGACCATCACATCCAGGGCATTCTCTAGCTTGGGGTCGCGCTGGTTGATGCGGTGTGGCCGTGTAATGTAGTTCCCCGTAGCGACTTCTTCAATTGCTTGCAGTAATTCCGGGATGCCTTGCATCCGGCGGGCGACCATCGGAATGACGGGGACGCCTAACTGGCGTGATAGATGCCGCTGATCCACAGCAATTCCGTGACGCTCGGCCTCATCAATGAGGTTCAGTGCGACCACAACACGATCTGTGATTTCAAGAATTTGCAGTGCCAGGTTGAGGTTACGTTCCAGGCGGCTTGCATCGACGACCACCACGGTTACTGTGGGCTGGCCGAAGAGGATAAAATCGCGGGCGACTTCTTCATCCACACTTGTAGAGAGTAAAGAATACGTCCCCGGTAGATCGACCAGTTTATACTTCTTGCTATTGAAGTCATAGCCGCCTTCAGCACGGGTGACAGTCTTACCCGGCCAGTTGCCGACATGCTGCCGCAAGCCTGTTAAGGCGTTGAAAACGGTGCTTTTACCTGTGTTGGGGTTGCCAGCGAGCGCCACAACGTAATCGGCATCTTCGCTGTTGACGCCCAGTTTTTTGAGTGCGGCGGCGTTATACGCCGGGCAAGTTTCACAATAAGACGCTGCTTGTGCCGTCATCGTTTTGTCCTTCCTCTATTTCATCCAGTATGTCATCCAGGCTATTCACAATAAAATCAGGCTGTTAGTCCGTTAGTTCGATTTCGATCTGGCGCGCTTGGGACTGTCGCAGGGCGATGAGCGTATCACGCACACGGTAGGCGATAGGGTCGCCTAGCGGGCTTCTGAGTTCTGCAACGAGCTGCGTGCCTGGTAAAATGCCCAGGTCCATCAGGCGGCGGCGATTGGGGCCACTTGCGGTCAGGCGCGTAACGGTGGCCGTTTTGCCAGATTTTAGTTGATCCAATGTTGTAGTCATGGCGCACCTTATCTATTCTGTCGAAAAAACTAAAATAGATTTTAGACTAATCAAACTTTTAGTGCAATAGGTCCATGGAAAATGCTTATATTCTTCCAAGCTGCCTATAAAATGGGGCGTTTTTTTGCTAGTGGGTAAAGCGTCATTTAGCATAGCGAGGGCCTGATGCGCATAAGGTGCCGCGCTTGATGACTTTATTTCCCCATAATAATTGGTGCCATTATGCAACCTGCCTAGAAGTGCCCCATGTTTGTTGACACGAGTGACTATTTGTGATATTTTCGTGAAAACGTTTTCAAAGGGTTTTCATCATTAATAGGTCTTTTGCAATAGAAATAGATGAATTAAGGGTTATTTCTTCTTGGAATGTATGAAAGCGTTTGCAGTTTATGTCAATTAACGTCACGATAAAAGATGTCGCACGTGCTGCGGGAGTCTCTTATTCCACCGTCTCACGCGTCATCAACAACACAGCCAACGTCGATGAAAATAAGCGCCAGCGCGTCATAGATGCCATGAAACAACTTGGCTATGTGGCGAATTTACAAGCGCGTAGTTTAGCCGGTGGGCGCTCCCAGGTGGTCGGCATGCTCGTGCCTGATCTCGGTAATGGCTATACCGGTACGATCCTGCAAGGCGTTAATGCAGAAGCCACAGCCAATGAATACGAGATGATGCTCTATACCACGCATCATCGTAAGGTTAAAGAGCCGCTCTATGTGCAGACGTTGACCCGTGGCATGACAGATGGCTTGCTGCTTCTGTTACCTGTAGACCCTGGTGCTTACTTAGAGAGCTTGCGGGGCAAAAACTTCCCGTACGTCGTCATCGATCATCAAGGCTTCGATACATTTAGCCCGACTGTCGTCTCCACAAATCGGCAGGGAGCTTATGACGGTACGACCTACCTCATCGAACTAGGGCATCGGCGTATTGGCTTTGTTTCCGGGTCGAACCATACCAGCAGCGCGATAGAGCGCTTACGTGGTTACAGAGATGCCCTCGAAGCACATGGCCTTTCTTACGATGAACAACTCGTCGTCCCTGGCAATTTCGACCAGCCTGATTCTTACAGGGCAGGGCTACGACTCTTAGATTTGCCAGAGCGCCCGACGGCGATCTTCGCAACCAGCGATATTTCAGCATTTGGGGTGATTGATGCGGTGCATGAGCGCGGTCTGCGCATCCCGGATGATATTTCTATATTGGGCTTTGATGACATCCCCCAGGCGGAGTGGATTAATCCAGCCCTGACGACTGTTCGACAACCCCTGTATGAGATGGGGCGGCGTGCTATGAAAATGTTATTGGACTACATCGAAGAACCAGACGCCCCGACTCAACGTTTAGTTTTGTCAACCGAACTTGTGATCCGTGCGACATGTCGCCGCATCACAGATTAGGTGTTTGATGAGTCGTTGCAGCTTTATAAGGAGGATATGGCGTCAAATTGCTTGAACAAGTCTCTTGTCCATGCTCGAACGTATAAATAGTTTAAATTAAGGAAAGTAAAATGCGAAAACTTCTTCTTTTCCTCGTACTTGGGTTGATGATCTTCCCAAATGTCGTATTCGCTCAAGATGACATTACCATTGAACTCTGGCACATTCAGAATACGGACCCGGGCCCGCAGCTCTTTGCAAGTGCGATTGAGCGTTACCAGGCAGATCATCCGAACGTCACCATTGATGCCATTGCCATGCAGAATGACCCCTATAAGCAGCGCATTCGTACCGCTATTGGCGCAGGTGATGAACCGTGCGTATTTATGTCCTGGGGCGGTGGCCCAATGCTGGAATATGTGGATGCTGGCACCATCATCCCGCTGACCTCTTATTTTGAGACCCGTATCCCCAGTTACTACGATGGGGACAACTATATGGATTACTTCATGCCCGCTGGCTTCTCTAATGTGACGGCCCCTGACGGCGAAGTCTATGGCGTCCCTGTGGAGAATGTCTCCGTTGCAGTGTTCTACTATGACAAGCAAATCTTTGCAGAGTATGGCCTTGAACCGCCTACAACCATGAGTGAACTGGACGCCATTGTGCAGACGCTGATTGATAATGGCATTGCGCCGTTCTCATTGGCTGGTGCTTCAAAGTGGCCGAGCTCCATGTATTACATGTATCTGGTTGATCGCCTTGCTGGCCCCGGTGCTTTTGCTGACGCTGCTGCTCGTACGGGCAGTATGGAAGCAGAGCCCTTCGTCCGTGCTGGCGAAATCATCCAGAATTGGGTGGAGATGGGCGCTTTTGTCGATGGCTTCAACGGCCTGGATTACGACACAGGGCAGTCTCGCATCCCGATGTATGCGGGGCAGGCAGCGATGGAACTGATGGGTACCTGGGGTATCAGCACGGTGAAGGCTGAAAACCCGGATTACTACGAAAATAACCTGGGCTTCTTCGCCTTCCCGGCGATTGAAGATGGTGAAGGCGACCCGACCGCTGTTGTTGGTACAGTTGGCGATAACTACTATCACATTTCCTCCAACTGTGAGCACCCTGAAGAAGCGTTTGACTTCCTCACCTACCTGGTGGACCCCGATGGTATTACAGAGCGCATCGAAGCTGGCCGTATCCCGCCGGTTGCTGGTGTGAGCGAACGCATCGAAGATCCGCTTCTGGCTGAGGTTGTGTCGATGATCGAGAACGCGGGCAGTGTGCAGCTCTGGTACGATCAATACCTGCCGCCGGAACTGGGCGAAGTCCACAAAGATACGATGCAGGCACTCTTTGGTATGGCGATCACGCCAGAAGAAGCGGCTGCCCAACAAGAAGAAGCTCTGGCTGAGTACTTCGACAGCGAAGGCTAAGCTGGCGCGTCAGTAAATTCACTTAGATCAGATGGAACCCCTAGGCACCAGCCCCTGGTGAGGGGTTCCATCTATAAAAAGTTCATTTCTAGTAAAGTTCATTGAAGAGGGAGCACATTCATACGATGGACACGACCTCTATACAAGCTGAAGGCCCAGTCAGTGGGGGGTACGGTCAAAAGAATCCGTCCTCTTTCTGGAATGAGAAGATCATAACGGCCATATTATTTTTGACACCAACCATTTTGATGTTAGCCGTCTTCGTGGTGTGGCCTATTTTATCGACTTTGCGGCTCAGCCTCTTTGACTGGAACGGTATTGACCCAACTCAGACCTTTGTAGGCCTGGAAAACTGGGCACGAATTCTGAACGATGACATCTTTATCAAGGCATTTGGCAACAACATCCTGATTGTCGTGCTTTCCATCGTGATTCAAATCCCCATTGCCATGCTGCTGGCAATCTTCCTCGACCGTTACAGTAAGTTGTTTATCTCTAAATTTTTCAAGACGATTTATTTCTTGCCGCTTCTGATGTCCTCTGTGGCGATTGGTATTCTGTTTAAATTTATCTACGATCCTTCTTTTGGTCCAATCACCATGACACTTAAGGACCTGGGGCTAAATCAGCTTGTACGCCCCTGGCTTGCGGACCCGGATATTGCAATTTATTCCATCATTGCGGTTGTGTGCTGGCAGTTTATCCCATTTTATATGGTGCTGTTCCTGGCTGCGCTGACGTCGATTCCTAGCGAAATGCGTGACGCAGCCTTGTTAGATGGCGCGACAGAGGCCCAATTCTATGCCAGGATTGCAGTGCCGATGATCCAGGGCACTATGCGGACTTCCGTGATCCTCTCGCTGATTGGCTCATTGAAATATTTTGATCTGATCTGGGTCATGACGCAGGGGGGCCCCTTTAACTCAACGGAATTGATGGCGACTTATATGTAT
The Phototrophicus methaneseepsis DNA segment above includes these coding regions:
- a CDS encoding DinB family protein; translation: MDSDQILRQHLLKLLSARQAHLMFDDAVNDFPEDKINAYPPNVPYTPWHLLEHIRRAQWDILDYIRNADYEGMNWPDDYWPPQDEQADMAAWQQTIDKFHEDLNALEDIVRDPKTDLMAPIPHGQNGHTILREVLLVADHNAYHIGELGILRQVLDAWTK
- a CDS encoding LacI family DNA-binding transcriptional regulator — encoded protein: MSINVTIKDVARAAGVSYSTVSRVINNTANVDENKRQRVIDAMKQLGYVANLQARSLAGGRSQVVGMLVPDLGNGYTGTILQGVNAEATANEYEMMLYTTHHRKVKEPLYVQTLTRGMTDGLLLLLPVDPGAYLESLRGKNFPYVVIDHQGFDTFSPTVVSTNRQGAYDGTTYLIELGHRRIGFVSGSNHTSSAIERLRGYRDALEAHGLSYDEQLVVPGNFDQPDSYRAGLRLLDLPERPTAIFATSDISAFGVIDAVHERGLRIPDDISILGFDDIPQAEWINPALTTVRQPLYEMGRRAMKMLLDYIEEPDAPTQRLVLSTELVIRATCRRITD
- a CDS encoding FeoB small GTPase domain-containing protein, which gives rise to MTAQAASYCETCPAYNAAALKKLGVNSEDADYVVALAGNPNTGKSTVFNALTGLRQHVGNWPGKTVTRAEGGYDFNSKKYKLVDLPGTYSLLSTSVDEEVARDFILFGQPTVTVVVVDASRLERNLNLALQILEITDRVVVALNLIDEAERHGIAVDQRHLSRQLGVPVIPMVARRMQGIPELLQAIEEVATGNYITRPHRINQRDPKLENALDVMVNAILQEYPSLPNARWVALRLLEGDASIEQAIHERRLGDLTLDQNPALENQPIPAHTIPLEAVS
- a CDS encoding extracellular solute-binding protein yields the protein MRKLLLFLVLGLMIFPNVVFAQDDITIELWHIQNTDPGPQLFASAIERYQADHPNVTIDAIAMQNDPYKQRIRTAIGAGDEPCVFMSWGGGPMLEYVDAGTIIPLTSYFETRIPSYYDGDNYMDYFMPAGFSNVTAPDGEVYGVPVENVSVAVFYYDKQIFAEYGLEPPTTMSELDAIVQTLIDNGIAPFSLAGASKWPSSMYYMYLVDRLAGPGAFADAAARTGSMEAEPFVRAGEIIQNWVEMGAFVDGFNGLDYDTGQSRIPMYAGQAAMELMGTWGISTVKAENPDYYENNLGFFAFPAIEDGEGDPTAVVGTVGDNYYHISSNCEHPEEAFDFLTYLVDPDGITERIEAGRIPPVAGVSERIEDPLLAEVVSMIENAGSVQLWYDQYLPPELGEVHKDTMQALFGMAITPEEAAAQQEEALAEYFDSEG
- a CDS encoding FeoA family protein — translated: MTTTLDQLKSGKTATVTRLTASGPNRRRLMDLGILPGTQLVAELRSPLGDPIAYRVRDTLIALRQSQARQIEIELTD
- a CDS encoding carbohydrate ABC transporter permease — protein: MDTTSIQAEGPVSGGYGQKNPSSFWNEKIITAILFLTPTILMLAVFVVWPILSTLRLSLFDWNGIDPTQTFVGLENWARILNDDIFIKAFGNNILIVVLSIVIQIPIAMLLAIFLDRYSKLFISKFFKTIYFLPLLMSSVAIGILFKFIYDPSFGPITMTLKDLGLNQLVRPWLADPDIAIYSIIAVVCWQFIPFYMVLFLAALTSIPSEMRDAALLDGATEAQFYARIAVPMIQGTMRTSVILSLIGSLKYFDLIWVMTQGGPFNSTELMATYMYKKAFVSADMGYGATVASAMFIIVMVISSVVFYASRRFETEV
- a CDS encoding nucleoside recognition domain-containing protein, with protein sequence MSVQPNLLQTAAALRAELGEEYHDRLMEAIYTDAAQITDSSVSRDASKARLTFDRLLDRILTHPIGGFIAMGVMFFAVFWITITGANIPSQMLADLLLGSVYNALHSVAAALAAPTWLSGLLIDGVYLSTAWVISVMLPPMAIFFPLFTLLEDFGYLPRVAFNLDRLFAQAGAHGKQSLSMMMGYGCNAAGVIATRIIDSPRERLIAIITNNFSICNGRWPTMILMGTIFIGATMPPALASLVAALSVVAVAGLGILMTLLVSWGLSRTWLKGEASVYSLELPPYRPPQIMQTLYTSVIDRTLIVLWRALMMAAPAGAVIWLISNVAIGDASIAAHMVNFLNPVGMLLGLNGIILVAYIVAIPANEIIIPTILMLTLTLGASNIAGAQSGVMLELEDSQVYTVLTQVGGWTMLTAVNLMLFSLLHNPCSTTILTIWNETKNLKWTIVATILPIVLGVLVTFSTATVARLLGLA
- a CDS encoding glycoside hydrolase family 88 protein, producing the protein MEHQSFNLTREQALQICIERIRANVAQFGDKFPYVGQGATYRLGPNNHWMTSFWTGELWLAYIVTQDAFFKQQAASHLRSFRKRLADHIDISHDLGFLYTLSARAQWQVTGDEAARQLALAAAERLAERFNEAGGYIQAWRDIGDAEEGGRFIVDCMMNIPLLYWAAEQTGQMRYAEVANRHAQTTLTYIVREDFSTAHTFFMNPQTGEPVGSKTHQGFADDSLWARGQAWAIYGFAIAADWTANATFEAASRQIADRYLAELSEDGMPLWDFRLTPDAPHSLDTSANAIAAMGLWRLSQHLSEKGSPQADVYREAALRLIDVLLRGAFLAKDDGTQGLLPNSTYNAHIPEYTEIFTLFGDYFFLEALVHMTGTEIDFWGKSVR